One genomic region from Rosa rugosa chromosome 1, drRosRugo1.1, whole genome shotgun sequence encodes:
- the LOC133725231 gene encoding uncharacterized protein LOC133725231, with amino-acid sequence MGEKVENYLYLQFKEHLRRVNLNKLEEQKESPEFELVADFLEEKLPYGMCVFLQDSNKLYMVGGERIRKNERAGRYWWEGFPVAANEFDPSGLSCDVFVLDSSNGKISAAPGFPKPKGPKINAKPLATIGDKVYVMSFRPYYYRGTLPSPAFECYDSAKQSWEELPVPPNYYHLRSASPTHGFHFVLGPKIYLCTRHGFFCYNVDQSPPKWEFIVDAEWQFDRDTSYESEVEMVDHKIEDPSLPLIPAWPYHSICFAEPGKGGLAVGYTAQGLVGYFLASNGDLLYQEPLNQLNSNSKLPSPDNYFFGGKVCYVGENKFCLILSGEIDQTSWSLAVATFDVKWKADVQNDGDGGGKHFYHDLPLSYHQFDNINSSFSNACEYENNESPRLYDYFNFQDAFVISSEPKSQRHHNHKRKRSMMGVGFQLV; translated from the exons ATGGGGGAGAAGGTCGAAAACTATTTGTACTTGCAATTTAAGGAACATCTTAGAAGGGTGAATCTTAACAAGCTCGAGGAGCAAAAGGAATCTCCTGAGTTTGAACTAGTGGCAGATTTTCTGGAGGAGAAACTCCCCTATGGAATGTGTGTTTTTTTGCAAGATTCGAATAAATTGTACATGGTTGGAGGAGAAAGGATTCGGAAGAATGAAAGAGCTGGAAGGTATTGGTGGGAAGGATTTCCCGTTGCTGCAAACGAATTTGACCCCTCTGGCCTCAGTTGTGATGTTTTTGTGTTAGATTCCTCCAACGGAAAAATCTCTGCTGCTCCTGGTTTTCCAAAACCAAAAGGACCAAAGATCAATGCCAAACCTTTGGCCACCATCGGTGACAAGGTATACGTAATGAGTTTTCGGCCATATTACTATCGAGGTACGCTTCCATCTCCGGCCTTTGAGTGCTATGATTCTGCAAAACAGTCATGGGAGGAGCTGCCTGTGCCTCCAAATTACTATCATTTGCGTTCTGCTTCTCCTACTCATGGGTTTCATTTTGTGCTGGGCCCAAAGATTTATTTGTGCACTCGTCATGGGTTCTTTTGTTACAACGTGGATCAGTCCCCACCTAAATGGGAATTCATAGTAGATGCAGAGTGGCAGTTTGATCGGGACACCTCATATGAATCAGAAGTGGAAATGGTAGACCACAAGATTGAGGACCCCTCACTGCCTCTGATACCGGCTTGGCCCTACCATTCTATATGTTTTGCAGAACCGGGAAAAGGGGGCCTCGCCGTTGGCTATACTGCTCAAGGATTAGTGGGTTACTTCTTGGCATCTAATGGTGACCTACTGTATCAAGAGCCACTTAATCAGTTGAACAGCAACTCTAAGCTTCCCTCCCCCGATAACTATTTCTTTGGTGGAAAAGTTTGCTATGTAGGTGAAAACAAATTCTGTCTCATTCTATCCGGAGAAATTGATCAAACTTCATGGTCGTTGGCTGTAGCAACTTTTGATGTGAAATGGAAAGCGGATGTTCAAAATGATGGTGATGGAGGAGGGAAACACTTCTACCATGATCTTCCTCTGAGTTATCATCAGTTTGACAATATTAATTCGTCTTTTTCTAATGCTTGCGAATATGAGAACAACGAGTCTCCGAGGCTTTATGATTACTTCAATTTCCAGGATGCCTTCGTCAT ATCCTCCGAGCCTAAGAGCCAGCGTCACCACAACCACAAGCGCAAGCGGAGTATGATGGGTGTAGGTTTTCAGTTGGTGTGA
- the LOC133725230 gene encoding uncharacterized protein LOC133725230 isoform X1: MGEKVENYLYLQFKEHLRRVNLNKLEEQKESPEFELVADFLEEKLPYGMCVFLQDSNKLYMVGGERIRKNERAGRYWWEGFLDAANELDPSGLSCDVFVLDSSNGKISAAPGFPKPTGPKINARALATMGDKVYVMSFRPYYYHGTLPSPAFECYDSAKQSWDELPVPPNYYCSSSAATTYGFHFVLGPKIYLCTPHGFFCYNVDQSPPKWEFIEDAEWQFDQLPSYNSEEEMEDNKIEDYSLPLIPALPYRSICFAEPGKGGLAVGYTAQGLVGYFFAPNGDLLYQEPLNQLNSNSKLPSPNSYFFGGKVCYVGENKFCLILSGEIDQTSWSWSLAVATFDVKWKADVQNDGDGGGKHFYHDLPLSYHQFDNINSSFSNACEYENNEFPRLYDYLNFQDAFVISSEPKSQRHHNHKRKRSMMGVGFQLV, translated from the exons ATGGGGGAGAAGGTCGAAAACTATTTGTACTTGCAATTTAAGGAACATCTTAGAAGGGTGAATCTTAACAAGCTCGAGGAGCAAAAGGAATCTCCTGAGTTTGAACTAGTGGCAGATTTTCTGGAGGAGAAACTCCCCTATGGAATGTGTGTTTTTTTGCAAGATTCGAATAAATTGTACATGGTTGGAGGAGAAAGGATTCGGAAGAATGAAAGAGCTGGAAGGTATTGGTGGGAAGGATTCCTCGATGCTGCAAATGAACTTGACCCCTCTGGCCTCAGTTGTGATGTTTTTGTGTTAGATTCCTCCAACGGAAAAATCTCTGCTGCTCCTGGTTTTCCAAAACCAACAGGACCAAAGATCAATGCCAGAGCTTTGGCCACCATGGGTGACAAGGTATACGTAATGAGTTTTCGGCCATATTACTATCACGGTACGCTTCCATCTCCGGCCTTTGAGTGCTATGATTCTGCAAAACAGTCATGGGATGAGCTGCCTGTGCCTCCAAATTACTATTGTTCGTCTTCTGCTGCTACTACTTATGGGTTTCATTTTGTGCTGGGCCCAAAGATTTATTTGTGCACTCCTCATGGCTTCTTTTGTTACAACGTGGATCAATCCCCACCTAAATGGGAATTCATAGAAGATGCAGAATGGCAGTTTGATCAGCTCCCCTCATATAATTCAGAAGAGGAAATGGAAGACAACAAGATTGAGGACTACTCACTGCCTCTGATACCGGCTTTGCCCTACCGTTCTATATGTTTTGCAGAACCGGGAAAAGGGGGCCTCGCCGTTGGCTATACTGCTCAAGGATTAGTGGGTTACTTCTTTGCGCCTAATGGCGATCTATTGTATCAAGAGCCACTTAATCAGTTGAACAGCAACTCTAAGCTTCCCTCCCCCAATAGCTATTTCTTTGGTGGAAAAGTTTGCTATGTAGGTGAAAACAAATTCTGTCTCATTCTATCAGGAGAAATTGATCAAACTTCATGGTCGTGGTCATTAGCTGTAGCAACTTTTGATGTGAAATGGAAAGCGGATGTTCAAAATGATGGTGATGGAGGAGGGAAACACTTCTACCATGATCTTCCTCTGAGTTATCATCAGTTTGACAATATTAATTCGTCTTTTTCTAATGCTTGCGAATATGAGAACAACGAGTTTCCGAGGCTTTATGATTACCTTAATTTCCAGGATGCCTTCGTCAT ATCGTCCGAGCCTAAGAGCCAGCGTCACCACAACCACAAGCGCAAGCGGAGTATGATGGGTGTAGGTTTTCAGTTGGTGTGA
- the LOC133725230 gene encoding uncharacterized protein LOC133725230 isoform X2 has product MGEKVENYLYLQFKEHLRRVNLNKLEEQKESPEFELVADFLEEKLPYGMCVFLQDSNKLYMVGGERIRKNERAGRYWWEGFLDAANELDPSGLSCDVFVLDSSNGKISAAPGFPKPTGPKINARALATMGDKVYVMSFRPYYYHGTLPSPAFECYDSAKQSWDELPVPPNYYCSSSAATTYGFHFVLGPKIYLCTPHGFFCYNVDQSPPKWEFIEDAEWQFDQLPSYNSEEEMEDNKIEDYSLPLIPALPYRSICFAEPGKGGLAVGYTAQGLVGYFFAPNGDLLYQEPLNQLNSNSKLPSPNSYFFGGKVCYVGENKFCLILSGEIDQTSWSWSLAVATFDVKWKADVQNDGDGGGKHFYHDLPLSYHQFDNINSSFSNACEYENNEFPRLYDYLNFQDAFVM; this is encoded by the coding sequence ATGGGGGAGAAGGTCGAAAACTATTTGTACTTGCAATTTAAGGAACATCTTAGAAGGGTGAATCTTAACAAGCTCGAGGAGCAAAAGGAATCTCCTGAGTTTGAACTAGTGGCAGATTTTCTGGAGGAGAAACTCCCCTATGGAATGTGTGTTTTTTTGCAAGATTCGAATAAATTGTACATGGTTGGAGGAGAAAGGATTCGGAAGAATGAAAGAGCTGGAAGGTATTGGTGGGAAGGATTCCTCGATGCTGCAAATGAACTTGACCCCTCTGGCCTCAGTTGTGATGTTTTTGTGTTAGATTCCTCCAACGGAAAAATCTCTGCTGCTCCTGGTTTTCCAAAACCAACAGGACCAAAGATCAATGCCAGAGCTTTGGCCACCATGGGTGACAAGGTATACGTAATGAGTTTTCGGCCATATTACTATCACGGTACGCTTCCATCTCCGGCCTTTGAGTGCTATGATTCTGCAAAACAGTCATGGGATGAGCTGCCTGTGCCTCCAAATTACTATTGTTCGTCTTCTGCTGCTACTACTTATGGGTTTCATTTTGTGCTGGGCCCAAAGATTTATTTGTGCACTCCTCATGGCTTCTTTTGTTACAACGTGGATCAATCCCCACCTAAATGGGAATTCATAGAAGATGCAGAATGGCAGTTTGATCAGCTCCCCTCATATAATTCAGAAGAGGAAATGGAAGACAACAAGATTGAGGACTACTCACTGCCTCTGATACCGGCTTTGCCCTACCGTTCTATATGTTTTGCAGAACCGGGAAAAGGGGGCCTCGCCGTTGGCTATACTGCTCAAGGATTAGTGGGTTACTTCTTTGCGCCTAATGGCGATCTATTGTATCAAGAGCCACTTAATCAGTTGAACAGCAACTCTAAGCTTCCCTCCCCCAATAGCTATTTCTTTGGTGGAAAAGTTTGCTATGTAGGTGAAAACAAATTCTGTCTCATTCTATCAGGAGAAATTGATCAAACTTCATGGTCGTGGTCATTAGCTGTAGCAACTTTTGATGTGAAATGGAAAGCGGATGTTCAAAATGATGGTGATGGAGGAGGGAAACACTTCTACCATGATCTTCCTCTGAGTTATCATCAGTTTGACAATATTAATTCGTCTTTTTCTAATGCTTGCGAATATGAGAACAACGAGTTTCCGAGGCTTTATGATTACCTTAATTTCCAGGATGCCTTCGTCATGTAA